A section of the Hippea sp. KM1 genome encodes:
- a CDS encoding CoA-transferase: MAEEKSKIMSVQEIVKRFIKPKRAWCVGGFGYTRTNVSIPREVIRQNIPDLYVQTNAGATPIMMMGGAGQLAWVEMTYLGLETIQPVSYEVRKGLEDGQIEAVMDHTNYSWALRTIAGKYGMQFVSGMTELGSDLLEYDTFEEAGLRGKDDNGLWIHPDIPPKRHAIIQDPFDAWGLRPHQYDPNNKYSPGDEPDSTMNKTAAEEDGIYYEALRKRVNKYTQQKGPIAILYPPAIPYVTTTHVQRVGEKGTARIEGLLVPDVEQSISAKYLVVSAEKIVPEEELRLRPSENHIPFTHVDAILEAPWGCYPTGSTYYYDYDWMWWMFYIKANRAAGTNDGKKALAEYWHNIVGKDEWDFLQNKVGTDYFKFGNIEAKYECPSGATGFARLYELRADAKYGYKPDLYRPIGK, translated from the coding sequence ATGGCAGAGGAAAAAAGCAAGATAATGTCAGTTCAGGAAATCGTTAAGAGGTTCATCAAACCCAAGAGGGCCTGGTGCGTTGGCGGATTTGGATACACAAGAACAAATGTCTCCATCCCAAGGGAGGTTATCAGGCAGAACATTCCTGATCTCTATGTTCAGACAAACGCAGGTGCTACACCTATCATGATGATGGGTGGTGCAGGTCAGCTTGCCTGGGTTGAGATGACATACTTAGGCCTTGAGACGATTCAGCCTGTTTCCTATGAGGTCAGAAAGGGGCTTGAAGATGGTCAGATCGAGGCCGTTATGGATCACACCAATTACTCCTGGGCTTTGAGGACTATCGCAGGAAAATACGGTATGCAGTTCGTCTCTGGAATGACAGAGCTTGGTTCTGATCTTTTGGAGTATGACACCTTTGAGGAGGCAGGTCTGAGGGGTAAGGACGATAACGGTTTGTGGATCCATCCGGATATTCCTCCAAAGAGACACGCAATCATTCAGGATCCATTTGATGCATGGGGTTTGAGGCCTCACCAGTATGACCCCAACAATAAATACTCCCCCGGCGACGAGCCTGACAGCACAATGAATAAGACCGCCGCCGAGGAAGACGGAATATACTACGAAGCACTGCGCAAGAGGGTCAATAAGTATACACAACAGAAGGGCCCAATTGCAATACTTTATCCTCCCGCCATTCCATATGTAACCACCACACATGTCCAGAGGGTTGGAGAGAAAGGAACAGCAAGGATTGAGGGATTGCTCGTTCCCGATGTTGAGCAGTCCATCTCTGCAAAGTATCTGGTGGTTTCTGCTGAGAAGATCGTTCCTGAGGAAGAGTTGAGACTAAGACCTTCTGAGAACCACATACCATTTACACATGTTGATGCTATCCTTGAGGCTCCATGGGGATGCTATCCAACCGGTTCAACATATTACTATGACTATGACTGGATGTGGTGGATGTTCTATATCAAAGCCAATAGGGCTGCAGGCACAAACGACGGTAAGAAGGCATTGGCCGAATACTGGCACAACATAGTCGGTAAGGATGAGTGGGACTTCTTGCAGAATAAGGTCGGAACGGATTACTTCAAGTTTGGAAACATCGAGGCCAAATACGAGTGCCCAAGCGGTGCAACCGGTTTTGCAAGGCTGTATGAGTTAAGGGCAGATGCAAAATACGGTTATAAACCAGATCTTTACAGACCTATTGGAAAGTAA
- a CDS encoding CoA-transferase subunit beta: protein MAVKVPVKIPTVDEVIELVKGFSSGISDAEYEAYCKEYDLPPDEFTTIELLAIAGSTMIPYGASMFVGTGLPVLTMAEAQHTVNPAAITVMEAGMLDPKFEHVPISVADIRGTYMSSTALSMADAFGTYEQRGYVTGGVLGGAEYDEYGNINSTAIWDKEKVGRDGYWPSIIKKGERSQAERLDDVKLGPPVRFTGSGGANPIGQQSDFTLAIMVQEKRRFPPHVCYLTTMAAARGPEGETRWDYGAPRGGKGIMASDVCVMENYPEDGTYDMRLRSVHPGVSLKDVIDNTGWELKDRSGKVLKPTDDIPETPTPSIEQLKVLRMIVDPTRIYLSRKTLREIEYEKEHGKPWRVKIKT from the coding sequence ATGGCTGTAAAAGTTCCTGTTAAAATACCAACGGTTGACGAAGTTATAGAATTGGTCAAGGGGTTTTCTTCAGGCATTAGCGATGCAGAATACGAGGCATATTGCAAGGAATACGACCTGCCTCCGGATGAGTTTACGACAATAGAGCTTTTGGCAATAGCCGGCTCCACGATGATTCCATACGGAGCCTCCATGTTTGTCGGAACGGGTCTGCCCGTTCTTACGATGGCTGAGGCTCAGCATACAGTAAACCCCGCTGCTATCACCGTTATGGAGGCTGGAATGCTCGATCCGAAATTTGAGCATGTTCCAATCTCCGTTGCAGACATCAGGGGAACATACATGTCCTCAACAGCCCTCTCTATGGCTGATGCCTTTGGAACATACGAGCAGAGGGGTTATGTTACAGGCGGTGTTTTAGGCGGTGCGGAGTATGACGAGTATGGAAATATCAACTCCACGGCCATCTGGGATAAGGAAAAGGTCGGAAGGGATGGTTATTGGCCTTCCATTATAAAGAAGGGTGAAAGAAGCCAGGCTGAAAGGCTTGATGATGTTAAGTTAGGTCCACCCGTTAGGTTTACGGGTTCTGGTGGTGCTAACCCGATCGGTCAGCAGTCAGACTTTACATTGGCCATCATGGTTCAGGAGAAGAGAAGATTCCCACCGCATGTGTGCTATCTGACAACGATGGCAGCAGCGAGGGGTCCTGAGGGTGAGACGAGATGGGATTACGGTGCACCAAGGGGCGGTAAGGGAATTATGGCCTCCGATGTGTGCGTCATGGAGAACTATCCTGAGGATGGAACATACGATATGAGGTTAAGGAGTGTCCATCCAGGCGTTAGCTTGAAGGATGTTATAGACAACACAGGTTGGGAGTTGAAGGATAGAAGCGGCAAGGTCTTAAAGCCGACCGACGATATACCAGAGACACCAACACCATCCATTGAGCAGCTTAAGGTTTTGAGGATGATCGTTGATCCGACGAGGATCTATCTCAGCAGGAAGACCTTAAGAGAGATAGAGTATGAGAAAGAGCACGGCAAGCCCTGGAGGGTTAAGATTAAGACCTGA
- a CDS encoding YgiT-type zinc finger protein, translating into MRCKFCGREMRRVVTPFRRPVKGEMITVKDIEVYRCPECGAVFVPKETVKHIGRKTGEKLLKVAKERGRIRDEKEHLREMREKTAKDIEDAIRRGEIKKREDAPMKVFT; encoded by the coding sequence ATGAGGTGTAAATTTTGTGGAAGAGAGATGAGGAGGGTCGTAACCCCGTTTAGGAGGCCTGTAAAGGGAGAGATGATAACGGTTAAGGATATAGAGGTTTACAGATGCCCAGAATGCGGGGCTGTATTTGTTCCAAAGGAGACGGTCAAGCATATAGGCAGAAAGACCGGTGAGAAGTTGCTCAAGGTTGCAAAGGAAAGAGGCAGGATAAGGGATGAGAAGGAGCATTTAAGGGAGATGAGGGAGAAGACAGCGAAGGATATTGAGGATGCCATAAGAAGGGGTGAGATTAAAAAGAGGGAAGATGCCCCTATGAAGGTGTTTACCTAA
- a CDS encoding nitrilase-related carbon-nitrogen hydrolase, translating to MRVGIIQMMVEAGNVKSNTDRGLSLIKKAKQQKAELILLPEVWTTGFAFKKLKELSKTTPEIIEEVKKLSANTCICGTYIVDNPNDDKVYNIFYAIKDGQVIFEYKKTMLFGLTGEDKYFTSGSFKQKNTFNLDGITIGVSICYELRFPEFFRKSAFNGAYIHLHPAIWPKSRLNHWQTLTQARAIENQFFLLTSNGVGISGKWELAGHSAIINGWGEIMGGLFEKEDAFTLSLPMNEIDTIRNQLTSLKDSLKQFKGMF from the coding sequence ATGAGGGTTGGTATAATTCAGATGATGGTAGAAGCGGGCAATGTCAAATCCAATACAGACAGGGGCCTGTCGCTTATAAAAAAGGCAAAACAGCAAAAGGCAGAGCTAATCCTCTTGCCCGAGGTATGGACAACGGGCTTTGCTTTCAAAAAGCTAAAGGAGCTATCAAAAACAACGCCAGAGATAATAGAAGAGGTCAAAAAGCTATCTGCTAACACCTGCATATGCGGAACATACATAGTAGACAACCCCAACGACGATAAGGTTTACAACATATTCTATGCGATAAAAGACGGCCAGGTGATCTTTGAATACAAAAAGACCATGTTGTTTGGCCTAACCGGGGAAGACAAATACTTCACAAGTGGAAGCTTTAAGCAGAAAAACACATTCAACTTAGACGGTATAACGATAGGTGTTAGCATATGTTATGAGTTGAGATTCCCGGAGTTTTTCAGAAAATCGGCCTTTAACGGTGCTTACATCCACCTTCATCCGGCTATCTGGCCCAAAAGCAGGCTAAACCACTGGCAAACATTGACACAGGCAAGGGCTATAGAGAATCAGTTTTTCCTCCTAACATCAAACGGTGTTGGAATAAGCGGAAAATGGGAGCTGGCCGGCCATTCGGCCATAATAAACGGATGGGGGGAAATAATGGGTGGTCTTTTCGAAAAAGAAGACGCTTTCACACTCTCATTACCGATGAATGAGATAGACACTATAAGAAACCAATTAACTTCGCTTAAGGATTCATTAAAACAGTTTAAGGGTATGTTTTAG
- a CDS encoding ATP-dependent DNA helicase RecG, with protein MERQTLLKTLDRLESELFKALFNKDFETAKRIIKKENSLLKFKKTADALVNDISKLKLSKSAQEKLTRRGITTVMDILSLEPLRVEDYSLKDPKSVKNGEYCAINGTVLSKNRGLRVLSIVLNAKGIHIRCNWFRLTPYIKRMLSSIKLGDEVVCLGKANRDGFLLQLNHPKLTKLEEFKPQKKIIYPSMGLKNSTIEKAKEKAMLMLPKRPFDYLPYSVISKNSLPLLDEFFEHLKSDGVNEQIQKRQKYEEMFFLLLGLKLQEKHLAQKTAPSIETEAGFLDEVKKHLPFELTNGQIQAIDEILKDMARSRPMLRLLQGDVGCGKTVVALICALAALKANYQVAIMAPTQPLAVQFFLQAENLFKHFNIKTSLLISSTKQKEAIYKEIKDGQIDCIIGTHALIEEQVEFKNLGFIVIDEQHRFGVEQRKSLSSKGKFPHVLLMSATPIPRSLSMVLYSKTSLSTIKEKPKNRGNLKTLHFYKDRRDEAYRIALDELNKKHQVYVIVPLIDESEHFEDYKAAIRLYEELRDGIFRDFRVELLHGKIKPDRKDAIIKEFRQGKIDCLVSTTVIEVGIDSPLATVIIIENAERFGLAQLHQLRGRVGRSSLDAYAILITDNNLSDTAKKRIEALLKTNDGFELAQLDFQLRGSGEILGTRQHGRDLKYTNILTDTKLIQAVKNDIEMLLEKHYPLNEGLLGMLRFKWKERLNYINVG; from the coding sequence ATGGAAAGGCAGACCCTTCTAAAAACACTCGATAGGTTAGAAAGCGAGTTATTCAAGGCTCTTTTTAATAAGGACTTTGAGACTGCAAAACGCATAATAAAAAAGGAAAACAGCCTCTTAAAGTTCAAAAAAACCGCAGATGCCCTTGTAAATGACATCTCAAAGCTAAAGCTATCCAAATCCGCACAAGAAAAACTAACCCGCAGAGGTATAACAACCGTAATGGATATATTGAGCCTTGAGCCCCTGCGGGTTGAGGACTATTCATTAAAAGACCCAAAATCCGTAAAAAACGGCGAATATTGCGCAATAAATGGCACTGTTCTATCAAAAAATAGGGGCTTGAGGGTCTTAAGTATTGTGCTGAATGCAAAAGGAATTCACATAAGGTGCAACTGGTTCAGGCTAACGCCGTATATAAAAAGGATGCTATCCTCAATAAAACTTGGCGATGAGGTGGTCTGTTTGGGCAAGGCAAACAGGGATGGATTTTTATTACAACTCAACCACCCAAAGCTAACAAAATTGGAAGAATTCAAGCCACAGAAGAAAATTATATACCCGAGCATGGGGCTAAAGAACTCCACTATAGAAAAGGCCAAAGAGAAAGCCATGCTAATGCTGCCAAAAAGACCCTTTGATTATCTGCCCTATTCCGTCATATCCAAAAACAGCCTGCCATTATTGGATGAGTTCTTCGAGCATTTAAAGTCAGATGGAGTAAATGAGCAGATTCAAAAGAGACAGAAATACGAGGAGATGTTCTTTCTGCTTTTGGGCCTGAAACTGCAGGAGAAACACTTAGCCCAAAAGACAGCACCATCAATAGAAACAGAGGCAGGCTTCTTGGATGAGGTTAAAAAACACCTGCCCTTTGAGCTAACAAACGGCCAGATCCAGGCTATAGATGAGATACTCAAAGACATGGCCCGCTCAAGACCCATGCTGAGGCTTCTGCAGGGCGATGTGGGTTGCGGCAAAACCGTTGTTGCCCTGATATGTGCACTCGCCGCACTAAAGGCCAACTATCAGGTGGCCATCATGGCGCCCACCCAGCCCTTAGCGGTTCAGTTCTTTTTGCAGGCAGAAAATCTCTTTAAACACTTCAATATAAAAACATCGCTGCTTATAAGCTCAACAAAACAGAAAGAGGCTATATACAAGGAAATAAAAGACGGCCAGATAGACTGCATCATCGGAACACACGCATTAATAGAGGAGCAGGTGGAGTTTAAGAATTTGGGCTTTATTGTCATAGATGAGCAGCACAGGTTTGGCGTTGAGCAGAGGAAGAGCCTATCATCAAAAGGCAAATTCCCCCATGTGCTTCTAATGAGCGCAACACCGATACCAAGAAGCCTCTCTATGGTCTTATACTCAAAAACAAGCCTATCAACGATCAAAGAAAAACCCAAAAACAGGGGAAACCTAAAAACCCTCCACTTTTATAAAGACAGAAGGGATGAGGCATACAGGATAGCCCTTGATGAGCTAAACAAAAAACACCAGGTCTATGTAATTGTCCCGCTGATCGATGAATCCGAACACTTTGAGGATTACAAAGCGGCCATAAGGCTATATGAAGAACTAAGAGATGGCATCTTTAGGGATTTCAGGGTTGAGCTATTGCACGGAAAAATAAAACCCGACAGAAAGGATGCAATCATAAAGGAATTCAGACAAGGAAAAATAGACTGCCTGGTTAGCACAACTGTCATAGAGGTGGGTATAGACTCACCCCTTGCCACGGTCATAATCATAGAAAATGCAGAGAGGTTCGGTCTTGCACAACTCCATCAATTAAGGGGCAGGGTCGGCAGAAGCTCTCTTGATGCCTATGCCATCCTGATAACAGATAACAACCTAAGCGATACGGCAAAGAAACGCATAGAGGCCCTGTTGAAGACAAACGATGGGTTTGAGCTTGCCCAGCTGGACTTTCAACTGAGGGGATCAGGTGAAATATTGGGAACAAGGCAGCACGGCAGAGACCTAAAATACACAAACATACTGACAGATACAAAGCTTATACAGGCCGTCAAAAACGACATAGAGATGTTGCTTGAAAAGCATTACCCCCTAAACGAGGGGCTTTTGGGTATGCTAAGATTCAAATGGAAGGAGAGGTTGAACTATATAAATGTGGGGTGA
- a CDS encoding nitroreductase produces MNVSEAIKWRFSTRAYLDKPVGKETVYKILDIARFSPSGHNIQPWEVAVVMGKKKQELAERLMEAVKNREPRKYDYEHYTKQLPEKLKERFNTCNAIVFDAKKIDPKKDKDKLLEHILQNFKFFDAPVELIVMTERGIGEAVFLDLGMFAQSIMLAALEFGLASCPKTSIAMYPDIIREVLGIPQNKMIVYGISLGYPDPSAPINKVRMPRDKVEDFAVFYE; encoded by the coding sequence ATGAATGTTAGTGAGGCTATTAAGTGGCGATTCTCAACAAGGGCCTATTTAGACAAACCCGTAGGCAAAGAAACCGTTTATAAGATTTTGGACATAGCACGGTTTTCACCCTCAGGGCATAATATACAGCCCTGGGAGGTTGCCGTTGTGATGGGTAAAAAGAAGCAGGAGCTTGCAGAAAGGCTAATGGAGGCTGTAAAAAATAGAGAGCCGCGCAAATACGACTATGAGCATTACACCAAACAACTCCCGGAAAAACTCAAAGAGAGATTCAACACATGCAACGCCATTGTATTTGACGCAAAAAAGATCGACCCAAAGAAGGACAAAGACAAGCTCCTTGAGCATATCCTGCAGAATTTTAAGTTTTTCGATGCACCCGTTGAGTTAATAGTTATGACAGAAAGGGGAATAGGCGAGGCGGTATTTTTGGATTTGGGCATGTTTGCACAAAGCATAATGCTTGCCGCTTTGGAGTTTGGTCTTGCAAGCTGTCCTAAAACATCAATAGCCATGTATCCAGACATCATCAGAGAGGTTTTAGGTATTCCACAAAACAAGATGATAGTGTATGGCATATCGCTTGGCTATCCCGATCCCAGTGCCCCTATAAACAAGGTTAGAATGCCACGCGATAAAGTGGAGGATTTTGCCGTATTTTATGAGTAA
- a CDS encoding menaquinone biosynthesis decarboxylase, producing the protein MVFESLGNYIEALKKRKELLVIKDEVDPIYEMGYIADRLIKSGGPAVLFENPKGSKIPVAMNLFGTKERTEFALNVESLDELGKRVEELVNAEVPYNFWDKLRNIVKLKEFSKFIPQIVSKAPSQEVIIDKPDLTKLPILKTWPLDGGRFITLPLVFTKNPKTGKQNCGMYRMQVFDKNTTGMHWHIHKDGAHHYRWYKEKNQKMPVCVAIGADPITIYTATAPLPEDIDEMLFAGFLRRKPVKLTRATLSDILVPAEAEIILEGYVDPNEPLHIEGPFGDHTGYYSLADYYPVFHIERITMRKNPIYPATIVGKPPMEDCFLGKATERLFLPIIKKILPEIVDINLPVEGIFHNFAFVSIDKQFPGHAFKVINALWGLGMMSLTKIIVIFDKHVDVQDISEVIWRLGNNIDPKRDIIFTKGPLDVLEHASDLPFFGSKMGIDATKKWKSEGFAREWPDDIQMSEDVKIRMDKLLNKYLKGGRL; encoded by the coding sequence GGTTTTTGAAAGCTTGGGCAACTACATAGAGGCGCTCAAAAAAAGAAAAGAGCTGTTGGTTATAAAGGATGAGGTCGACCCAATCTATGAGATGGGATACATAGCCGACAGGCTTATAAAAAGTGGGGGGCCAGCGGTTCTGTTTGAAAACCCCAAAGGCAGCAAAATACCGGTTGCCATGAACCTGTTTGGCACAAAAGAAAGAACCGAGTTTGCCTTAAATGTTGAAAGCTTGGATGAGCTTGGCAAGAGGGTTGAGGAGCTTGTAAACGCTGAGGTGCCTTACAATTTCTGGGATAAGCTAAGAAACATAGTAAAGCTTAAGGAGTTCAGCAAGTTTATACCACAAATCGTATCCAAAGCCCCATCGCAAGAGGTAATCATAGACAAGCCAGACCTAACCAAGCTGCCCATACTAAAGACATGGCCGCTGGATGGTGGGCGTTTTATCACACTGCCGCTTGTGTTTACAAAAAACCCCAAGACGGGCAAGCAAAACTGCGGCATGTACAGGATGCAGGTGTTCGACAAAAACACAACGGGCATGCACTGGCACATACACAAAGACGGAGCCCACCACTATAGGTGGTATAAAGAGAAAAACCAGAAGATGCCGGTCTGTGTTGCAATAGGTGCAGACCCCATAACCATATACACAGCAACAGCGCCGCTGCCTGAGGATATAGACGAGATGCTGTTTGCAGGTTTCTTGCGAAGGAAGCCGGTAAAGCTAACCAGGGCCACGCTTTCGGATATACTGGTGCCTGCAGAGGCAGAAATCATACTTGAGGGTTATGTCGATCCCAATGAGCCTTTGCATATAGAAGGTCCATTTGGCGACCACACAGGGTATTACTCCTTAGCCGATTACTATCCCGTATTCCACATAGAACGGATAACAATGAGAAAAAACCCCATATACCCTGCAACCATCGTGGGCAAACCCCCCATGGAGGATTGCTTTTTGGGCAAAGCCACAGAAAGGTTATTCCTGCCGATAATTAAGAAGATACTGCCGGAGATTGTCGATATAAACCTGCCCGTTGAGGGTATATTTCACAACTTTGCATTCGTCTCCATCGACAAACAGTTCCCAGGACACGCCTTCAAGGTCATAAACGCCCTGTGGGGATTGGGCATGATGAGCCTAACCAAGATAATTGTAATCTTCGATAAACATGTGGATGTTCAGGATATATCGGAGGTGATCTGGCGCCTGGGCAACAACATAGACCCCAAAAGGGACATCATATTCACAAAAGGGCCGTTGGATGTGTTGGAGCATGCATCGGATTTGCCGTTTTTTGGCTCAAAGATGGGTATAGATGCAACAAAGAAGTGGAAGAGCGAGGGCTTTGCAAGGGAATGGCCTGACGATATACAAATGAGCGAAGATGTTAAAATCAGGATGGATAAACTCCTAAACAAATACCTAAAAGGAGGTAGGCTATGA